ATAAAAGCATGATACTAATGTATCATGCTTACATATAACACTTTCATAATATAATAATTTTAACACGTTTTCTATTTTTTTAGAAACGGAAGCTTCGTATTTTGGATTTCTTTTTGGATTTCATTTCCACGATTGCTTATATTCTCAATATTTTTCTGAATTTGTTCGATATTCGGATTGATATCTGCTTTAAATTCATTAATCATCGTTTTGATTTCTTCACTTAACGATTGAATGGCAATTTGGCTTTCATCTTTAGTTTTTAATACATAATCTTTAATTTCCATTGCATTATCTTTAATTTCGCTTAATTGAATTTTTGAACCGTCAGCAGTGGATTTTAAATCTGTCTTTAAAGCATCACCTGAACGATCTGTATTTAATATTGCTGTTGTAAAACCAGTAACAAGTCCTACACCAACACCGATAGCTAATCTTGAAAATTTCATAATAATCCTCCTTGATTTCTCTTACTTGAATATATACCCTTAAAGCTTGGAAATATGCAATGAATTAAAATTGTTGCTGGATCGTTTTTGCAATTTCTGCCTTTTTATCGTCATCTATTTGGTCTTCATTAGTATTCCAAATATATCCGAATCCATCTATGTCTTCTTTATACCTTGGGATTAAATGAAAATGAATAT
This portion of the Mammaliicoccus vitulinus genome encodes:
- a CDS encoding YtxH domain-containing protein, coding for MKFSRLAIGVGVGLVTGFTTAILNTDRSGDALKTDLKSTADGSKIQLSEIKDNAMEIKDYVLKTKDESQIAIQSLSEEIKTMINEFKADINPNIEQIQKNIENISNRGNEIQKEIQNTKLPFLKK